One window of Uloborus diversus isolate 005 chromosome 3, Udiv.v.3.1, whole genome shotgun sequence genomic DNA carries:
- the LOC129218342 gene encoding ATP-dependent DNA helicase PIF1-like, translated as MTACSYVDDFFTPAALSITKEPFSQQDNAHPYAVLFPQECCPSAHRWLCERAILCPKNDDVTITNDTLLTRLPGPLRTYKSIDTVYEKDEVVNYPTEFLNSLEISGIPQHKLNLKERSLIMLLRNLDPPNLCNGTRMSVKKLHNNITEATVLTGPAAGTDVLIPRIPIIPSDISFQFKRLQFPVRLSFAITINKAKP; from the exons ATGACGGCTTGCAGTTACGTGGACGACTTTTTTACGCCGGCTGCACTGTCCATCACCAAAGAGCCATTTTCTCAACAAGACAACGCTCATCCATATGCTGTGCTATTTCCCCAAGAATGTTGTCCAAGC gcTCATCGCTGGTTATGTGAAAGAGCTATTCTATGCCCTAAAAATGATGATGTCACAATCACAAACGATACTTTACTGACACGTTTGCCTGGGCCACTCCGAACATACAAGTCCATTGATACTGTGTATGAAAAGGACGAAGTGGTTAATTATCCCACAGAGTTTCTGAATTCTCTTGAGATCTCTGGAATCCCAcaacataaattaaatttgaagGAACGGTCACTTATTATGTTACTACGAAACTTGGATCCTCCTAATCTGTGTAACGGTACAAGAATGAGTGTCAAGAAATTACATAATAATATAACTGAAGCAACAGTGTTAACTGGACCAGCAGCTGGAACTGATGTCTTGATTCCAAGAATACCTATAATTCCATCAgatatttcatttcaatttaaaaggcTCCAATTTCCCGTCCGTTTGAGCTTTGCCATCACGATAAACAAGGCCAAACCTTAA